AAGAGCGGCCCAAGAGCCGATCCGGCCTCGGTCCTCAGGCGTACGCCGTTGGTGTTGGCTATGCCCGGAACGCCCCCGGATGCGTCTGCTCCCGTACGGACACGTACTGCTGTCGTACGGCCTGTCCCACGGCCAGCTCCTCGCCGGGCTCCAGCACCTGCGCGACCGCGCCCTGCCACATCGGCGGCGTGCGCGGGTCGAGCGTGCCCTGCGACACGCCGAGCGCCCAGGCGGCCTGCCGGGCCGCGCCGAGTGCCGCGTAGTCCGCGGGCTGTGGCACCACGACCTGCACACCGAACAGCGCGGGCGCCGCGGCCTGCACGGCGGGCAGCTCCGCGGCCGCGCCGAGCAGGAAGATCCGCCGTACGTCGACCCCGCGCCCGCGCAGCACGTCCAGCGCGTCCGCGAGCCCGCACAGCATGCCCTCGAAGGCCGCTCGGGCCAGGTGCTCGGGCCGCATCGACTCCCGCCTCAGGCCCGCGAGGGTGCCCGCGGTGTGCGGCAGGTTCGGGGTCCGCTCGCCCTCCAGGTACGGCAGCATGACCAGCCCGTGGGAGCCCGGCGTCGACTTCATCGCCAGGTCGGAGAGGCTCTCCAGGTCGGGCAGGCCGAGCAGTTCGGCGGTGCCGCGCAAGGCCCGTACGGCGTTGAGTGTGGTGACGACCGGCAGATGCATCCCGGTCGCGTCGGCCAGCGAGGTGATCATCCCGGTCGCGTCGACCAGCGCCTCGGGGTGTACGGCCATCACGGACCCGGAGGCCCCCAGCGACACCACCGCGTCGCCGAGCCCGATGCCGAGCCCGAAGGCCGCCGCCATCGTCTCGCCGGTCCCGGCGGAGATCAGCAGCCCCTCCGGGGTCGTCCCGGCCGCGTCGGACGGCCCGAGCACCTCGGGCAGCATCGCCTGGTGCCCGAGCGCGAGTTCGACGAGGTCCGGCCGGTATCCGCCGGTCGCCGCCGACCAGTAGCCGGTGCCGGAGGCGCCGCCGCGGTCGGTCGTCCTGCGCACCGGCCGCCCCAGCAGCTGCCACACGAGCCAGTCGTGGGCCTGGAGCAGCACGGCGGTGCGCAGCGCCGCGTCCGGCTCGGTCTTGTTCATCCAGCGCAGCTTGGTCACCGGCTGCGCGGCCTGCGGCACGCAGCCCACCGCCTGCGCCCACGCCTCGCGTCCGCCGAGCGCGTCGACGAGATCCGCCGCCGCGACCTGCGCGCGCTTGTCACCGCCGACCAGCGCCGGGCGCACCGTGTTGCCCTGCGCGTCCAGCGGGACGAGCGCGTTCTGCTGAGCGGAGACGCCGATGGCCTGCACGCCTTCGAGCAGCCCGCCGCCGGCTGCCTCGCCCAGGGACAGCAGCCAGGCCTGCGGATCCACGTCCGAGGGACGGCCGCCGCCCTCGGCGGGCTCCACCGGATGCGGCGCATACCCCTGCCTGAGCACGGCACCCGTGTCCGAGTCGCAGACGACGATGCGAGTGAAATCGGGCGAACTGTCCAGCCCGGCGACTATCCCCATGACAGAAATTCTGCCGTACGGCGAGAGGTGTCTGCGCCGAAGTCACCGGTGCCCCGCAAGACAGCCGGTGTCCCTGGTACGCGAGAGGCGGTCCGAGGCACCCTCTCAGGTGTTGCTGGTGCCCCAGTCGTCCTCGGCGGCGCCGTTGGTGTTCCGCTCCCGCAGCGAGCGCACCCGGTCGGCGACGGAGTCGGGCACACGGTCCCCGACCTTGTCGCTCACCGCGTGGTACGCCTTGCCCGCGACCGCGCGTCCCTGCTGCGCCGCGGTCTCGGCGGTGTTGCGCACCGCCGGGTTCTGCGCGACCTGGCGCGCTGACTTCTTCAGCTGCTCGTAGCGCTCGCGCCCGGCTCGTGTGCCCAGCACGTAACCCACGACCAGTCCGGCGACGAATGTGAGCCGGTAGCGCATGGCGGCCACCCTTCCCTTGCGTCGGCATCGGTGCCGGGGGGAACCGATTGGCGGAGCACCCCCCTGCTTGCGCTAATGTATGTGTCGCAGCGAGCGCACGCCCCCTGGCGAATACCCAGGTAGGTACGTTCGATGCAACGAGGCAATCCCCTGTAGCTCAATTGGCAGAGCAGCCGGCTGTTAACCGGCAGGTTACTGGTTCGAGTCCAGTCGGGGGAGCTTCGATCTCCTGTAGCTCAATTGGCAGAGCAGCCGGCTGTTAACCGGCAGGTTACTGGTTCGAGTCCAGTCGGGAGAGCAGCGGAAGAGGACCCCTTCGGGGTCCTTTTTCATGTCCGCGGAACCGCGCAGGCCATGGCGAAGTCCTCATGGTCGTGCGAAGCCGACCATCCGAAGCAGGAGATCGTATGAGCGGCTATGCTGCGGCAGACGGCGCGCACAAATGTGCGCGACGCGCCGTAAGGGGCGGTAGCTCAGCCGGTTAGAGCAGCGGACTCATAATCCGCCGGCCGTGGGTTCGAGTCCCACCCGCCCCACCAAGCGCAGGTAGAAAAAACGTTCTGACCTGAGCAAACGTTCCTCCTGAGGGTGATGGAGCGTCAACTTCCGCGCAACGGACTGGATCCGCTGCTCGGGAGATCGGTTCCGGAGCGGTCTGTGGCGGTTGGCGCGCTGCGCTGCTGATCCACTATTGGATTCGCGCATGGTGCGCGAGGTCACCCGGCTCCGCCGCCGTCCCCTCTCCGAGGGGAAGGACCAGCGCCCGCAGCACCTTGGGGCCCGGTGGCCTGTAGACGAGGCCGATGTCGTGCCATCCGCGCGACCGGAACCCGGCGCAGGCCGCACGATGGGTCCGGTCCACCAGGGTCGCGCCGAGCAAGGCCCGATGGTCGGCGAGCAGCCGATCCTGCAGGCGGTCGGCCAGGCCGTGGTACCGCTCGGAGGGGCGGACCACGATCCCGCTGACGGCGAAGACCTGTCCGGACGCGGTGAGCTGCCCGACGTCCTGCGGGAGTGTTCCACGGAATCCGATCCACCAGGAGCCGTCACGCCGCACGGGGAATCCGAACGCGCACCCCACCAAGTCCGGTGCCTCCGCGGTGAGCATGGCGAACCCCGGTCGCCAGGTGTCACGTGTGAGACGGCGCAGGAAGTCCTTCCGGCCGCGGTGCTCCCAACCGGGCGCTGTGGCGCAGGACTCCGCGTACAGGTCCGCCAGGTCCTCCCGCAGGCCCTCGGCCTGCCAGCGGTTGAGCCGGCGCAGGCTCAGGGGCCTCGTGCGCGTGGCGGGAGGCCGATGGTCTGCACGTTTCCGAGGTCGGCTCGGCCCGGGCGACACCGTCACAGCACACCGCCCGGGAGATCAGGCATGGCCGGAGGGAGTCGGTGCGCGGCCGTGTGCAACAAGGCGTAGAGGAAGGCGTTGAGGCCGCTGCTGTGGCAGAACGTCACGGCGGTGACATCGACGTCGATGGCGCGGATGCCATCGTGCGGGCATCGCGCCAGTGACGCGTGCACCAGAGGTACCGATCTCAGGTCCATCTCACCGGTCAGGGTGACCAGCGCCCGGTTGTCCGTGTCGTGCCGGTGGACGTTCAGGACGGGTGGGGTACTCATGGGCAGGGTGCCTCGGTTCACGAGACCGTGCCGGGTTCCCGGTACGGTCGTACTGTCGTGCAGGCAGGTGAATGACCGATCCGGCAGCCGATGTTCCGGGGCGTAGGACCCAGCCGGTTCCCTCGGGGATGCGCTGGGCGACCGGACAAGCGATCCGCTCTCCGCAGGCATGTGGGCCAAGCAGCGGTGGCTCGCCGGGGTCTGGGACGTCCGCGGCCAGCATAGTCCTGAGGCCGGTCCCGCGGTCGGCCTGGGAGAGGAGAACCAGGATGTTTACACGGCGATGATCGGGCGGCTCCGATGCCACTGTGTGAGCCTCCCCCTACACAGCTACCGCAGTCCGGCCGTTGCGATGTGCGCACCGGTTTCCTGCGGCGGCTGTGCTTCCTGCGGGGAGGACGGTGTTACCGGCTTGCAGGCGCTGCCATGTGCAGCAGCCGTTCGGTGATCTCCCGGTACTGCCGGAGCGCGAGCCGTAGTTGCTCGGTCTGCGCATCGGTGCCCTGGTCCTGCCAGCTTGTGTGCAGGACGCGGCGCCGTTCTTTGAGGCTGTTGGTGAACTGGGTGGCGACCTCGTCGAAGACGGCGTCGGCTTCTTCCACTGCCTGGCGTGGGCGGTCGACGAAGGTGTTCAGGGCCTGTCGGAGACGCAGGGTGAGCTTGTCCCGTTCGCCCTGCGGGAGTATCTCCGACGTCGGCGTGTGATCGGGGCTGCCGGCGTTGGTGCCGGGCTCGCGTGACGCGTGGGGGGTTTCGGCGGGAGGTGTTTGCGGGGCGCGCTGCGTCGTGGGATCCGGGCTTCCGGTCTGGGGGCGCTGTGCGTGTTCGGCGTTGTGCGACATCACGTGCTCCTTCCCTTCGTGTGGCGTCGGTTCAATGCCCACGGGGCGTGGCCGGTGCCGTTGAGGGACGGCGGACTGTGCCGGTCGAAGTCGGTTGCCTGTTCGGCGACCAGTGCCTCGAAGAAGCTTCGGGCCCCGACCATGGCCTCCCGCATCTCCTCGGTGTCGCCCTGGCCGCGTGCCGCCGTGTGCACGCCGCGGTAGCCCTGGACATGGGCGGCGTGGTGGACGGAGAGGGCGGCGAACTGCTCCCCGAACTGCTCGCCGGGGAAGCCCCGGTCCTTCGCCAGGCCGGCAAGCAGTGCGTCGGCCGCGGTGACGGCCTTCTGCGGTGATTCGACGAACTGGTCCTGGATGTCGGCCCACTGGGCCCTGTACTGCGCGCGGACCTCGCGCGACAACGGCTGCTCCTGGAGGGAGCCGTGCTGCTTGACGCGCTCGCCGAGTTCCCGCTCGG
Above is a genomic segment from Streptomyces sp. R21 containing:
- a CDS encoding FGGY family carbohydrate kinase, with translation MGIVAGLDSSPDFTRIVVCDSDTGAVLRQGYAPHPVEPAEGGGRPSDVDPQAWLLSLGEAAGGGLLEGVQAIGVSAQQNALVPLDAQGNTVRPALVGGDKRAQVAAADLVDALGGREAWAQAVGCVPQAAQPVTKLRWMNKTEPDAALRTAVLLQAHDWLVWQLLGRPVRRTTDRGGASGTGYWSAATGGYRPDLVELALGHQAMLPEVLGPSDAAGTTPEGLLISAGTGETMAAAFGLGIGLGDAVVSLGASGSVMAVHPEALVDATGMITSLADATGMHLPVVTTLNAVRALRGTAELLGLPDLESLSDLAMKSTPGSHGLVMLPYLEGERTPNLPHTAGTLAGLRRESMRPEHLARAAFEGMLCGLADALDVLRGRGVDVRRIFLLGAAAELPAVQAAAPALFGVQVVVPQPADYAALGAARQAAWALGVSQGTLDPRTPPMWQGAVAQVLEPGEELAVGQAVRQQYVSVREQTHPGAFRA
- a CDS encoding YtxH domain-containing protein; translated protein: MRYRLTFVAGLVVGYVLGTRAGRERYEQLKKSARQVAQNPAVRNTAETAAQQGRAVAGKAYHAVSDKVGDRVPDSVADRVRSLRERNTNGAAEDDWGTSNT
- a CDS encoding STAS domain-containing protein: MSTPPVLNVHRHDTDNRALVTLTGEMDLRSVPLVHASLARCPHDGIRAIDVDVTAVTFCHSSGLNAFLYALLHTAAHRLPPAMPDLPGGVL